The Thunnus albacares chromosome 11, fThuAlb1.1, whole genome shotgun sequence genome contains a region encoding:
- the mstnb gene encoding growth/differentiation factor 8 produces the protein MHLSQIVLYLSLLIALGPVVLSDQETHQQPSATSPEDTEQCSTCDVRQQIKTMRLNAIKSQILSKLRMKEAPNISRDIVKQLLPKAPPLQQLLDQYDVLGDDNKDVVMEEDDEHAITETIMMMATEPESIVQVDGEPRCCFFSFTQKFQASRVLRAQLWVHLRQSDEATTVFLQISRLMPVAEGSRHIRIRSLKIDVSAGVSSWQSIDVKQVLTVWLRQPETNWGIEINAFDSRGNDLAVTSAEPGEEGLLPFMEVKISEAPKRARRDSGLDCDENSPESRCCRYPLTVDFEDFGWDWIIAPKRYKANYCSGECEYMHLQKYPHTHLVNKANPRGTAGPCCTPTKMSPINMLYFNRKEQIIYGKIPSMVVDRCGCS, from the exons ATGCATCTGTCTCAGATTGTGCTGTATCTTAGCTTGCTGATTGCTTTGGGTCCAGTAGTTTTGAGTGACCAAGAGACGCACCAGCAGCCCTCCGCCACCAGCCCAGAAGACACGGAGCAGTGCTCAACCTGCGACGTCCGGCAGCAGATTAAAACTATGCGATTAAACGCGATAAAATCCCAAATTCTGAGCAAACTGCGAATGAAAGAAGCTCCTAATATCAGCCGAGATATAGTGAAGCAGCTCCTGCCCAAAGCGCCGCCGCTGCAGCAGCTTCTCGACCAGTACGACGTGCTGGGAGATGATAATAAGGATGTGGTTATGGAGGAAGATGACGAGCATGCCATCACGGAGACAATAATGATGATGGCCACTGAAC CCGAGTCCATCGTGCAAGTGGATGGGGAACCGAGGtgctgctttttctcttttactcaAAAGTTTCAAGCCAGTCGCGTATTACGAGCTCAGCTATGGGTGCATCTGCGCCAATCGGACGAGGCGACGACTGTGTTCCTGCAAATCTCCCGCCTGATGCCGGTCGCAGAGGGGAGCAGGCACATACGGATCCGGTCCCTGAAAATCGACGTGAGTGCCGGGGTCAGCTCTTGGCAAAGTATAGACGTCAAACAAGTGCTGACTGTGTGGCTGCGGCAGCCGGAGACCAACTGGGGCATCGAAATTAACGCCTTCGATTCGAGGGGAAATGACTTGGCCGTGACCTCTGCGGAGCCAGGAGAGGAGGGACTG CTACCATTCATGGAGGTGAAGATTTCAGAAGCCCCCAAGCGTGCCAGGAGAGACTCGGGCCTGGACTGTGACGAGAACTCGCCAGAGTCCAGATGCTGCCGCTATCCGCTCACAGTGGACTTTGAAGACTTTGGCTGGGACTGGATTATTGCCCCAAAGCGCTACAAGGCCAACTATTGCTCCGGGGAGTGTGAGTACATGCACTTGCAGAAGTACCCCCACACCCACCTGGTGAACAAAGCCAACCCCAGAGGGACCGCAGGCCCCTGCTGTACCCCCACCAAGATGTCGCCCATCAACATGCTCTACTTTAATCGCAAAGAGCAGATAATCTATGGCAAGATCCCTTCCATGGTGGTGGACCGTTGTGGATGCTCTTGA